In Nitrospira sp., one genomic interval encodes:
- a CDS encoding valine--tRNA ligase, with amino-acid sequence MSTPQLDKTYSPHEVENRWYQRWVDAGLFHAEPSDSGEPYTIVIPPPNVTGSLHVGHALNNTLQDILIRWRRMQGCKALWMPGTDHAGIATQNVVERQLQAEGTSRETLGRGEFLKRVWQWKEKSGGTIIGQLKKLGASCDWPRERFTMDPGLSEAVREVFVRLHQDGLLYRGERLINWCPRCLTALSDIEVEHEEITGKLYTIRYPLSDDPSQCLLVATTRPETLFGDTAVAVHPEDERFRHLIGKQVRLPLTARTIPIVGDSILVDREFGTGAVKITPAHDFKDFEAGERNGLKRIKILDLHAHITPEDQFRLATKADPEVAAALGGLPVLKARPKVEQLLTDQSFLEKVESHKMALGKCYRCKTVVEPFLSDQWFVKIKPLAEPAIHAVEEGRVRIIPEAWKNNYLGWMRDIKDWCVSRQIWWGHQIPAWYCEACYGAPFLRRSSDGAPLIPSDAAAIVAKTQPDACPKGHRNALVQDPDVLDTWFSSALWPFSTLGWPNQTPELKTFYPTSTLVTGLDILFFWVARMIMMGLKFMGEVPFRDVYIHALVRDAEGQKMSKSKGNVIDPLHVMEQFGTDALRFTLASMASPGRDVKLAEERIEGYRNFTNKIWNAARFILMHLNGERVEVPPAQRSFADRWILSRLNATIQAVNQELEQYRFDRASSAVYQFIWHEYCDKYVEMVKPDLKEGSSEQGARTRHTLAETFETVMRLLHPFMPFISEEIWQTLPHEGTSIVRKPYPTPQAEWNDQEAEQEFSLLEECRELMNQERAILGYQAGKRLHFKVHGKTEEIGSALEKHKELIEYMENVDDLWVAKTFDVANPGGLLILTGSSIQVRTSMEGADLQKARENVLKQITTLQKEVDRTQKKLGNPEFVAKAPPDVLTEHRERLERESQMIQLLEQAGGQIEIYVRERSRT; translated from the coding sequence ATGTCCACGCCACAACTCGACAAAACGTACAGTCCCCATGAGGTGGAGAATCGCTGGTACCAGCGCTGGGTGGACGCCGGTCTGTTTCACGCGGAACCGAGTGATTCAGGCGAACCCTATACCATTGTCATTCCGCCTCCCAACGTCACCGGGTCCCTGCACGTCGGCCACGCCCTGAACAATACGCTGCAAGACATCCTGATCCGCTGGCGGCGCATGCAGGGCTGCAAGGCGCTCTGGATGCCCGGCACAGACCATGCCGGAATCGCCACTCAAAACGTGGTCGAGCGGCAACTCCAAGCGGAAGGCACGTCGCGGGAGACACTCGGGCGAGGGGAATTCCTGAAGCGCGTGTGGCAGTGGAAGGAAAAGTCCGGCGGCACCATCATCGGCCAGCTCAAGAAGCTCGGCGCCTCCTGCGACTGGCCGCGCGAGCGGTTCACCATGGACCCGGGCCTATCCGAAGCGGTGCGCGAAGTGTTCGTGCGCCTACACCAAGACGGCCTGCTCTATCGCGGCGAACGACTCATCAACTGGTGTCCTCGCTGCCTCACCGCCCTCTCGGACATCGAAGTCGAACATGAAGAGATCACCGGCAAGCTCTACACGATTCGGTATCCGCTGTCAGACGATCCGTCGCAGTGCCTCCTCGTGGCTACCACACGCCCGGAAACCTTGTTCGGCGACACGGCGGTGGCGGTGCATCCCGAAGATGAGCGCTTTCGGCACCTGATCGGCAAGCAGGTCAGGCTCCCCTTGACTGCGCGAACGATCCCCATCGTCGGCGACAGCATTCTCGTGGACCGCGAGTTCGGAACCGGCGCCGTCAAAATCACCCCCGCACATGACTTCAAGGACTTCGAGGCCGGGGAACGCAATGGCCTAAAACGGATCAAGATTCTGGACCTGCACGCGCACATCACGCCCGAAGATCAATTCCGCCTCGCAACGAAAGCCGACCCCGAGGTGGCGGCAGCCTTGGGTGGATTGCCCGTCCTGAAGGCCAGACCCAAGGTCGAACAACTATTGACCGATCAAAGTTTTCTCGAAAAGGTCGAGTCCCACAAGATGGCGCTCGGCAAATGTTATCGCTGCAAGACGGTGGTGGAGCCATTCTTGTCGGACCAGTGGTTCGTCAAGATCAAACCCTTGGCGGAACCGGCGATCCACGCGGTCGAAGAGGGACGCGTCCGAATCATCCCCGAGGCTTGGAAGAACAACTATCTCGGCTGGATGCGAGACATTAAGGACTGGTGCGTCTCGCGGCAGATTTGGTGGGGCCATCAAATTCCAGCCTGGTATTGCGAAGCCTGCTACGGCGCTCCCTTCCTGCGGCGCAGTTCTGACGGCGCGCCGCTCATTCCGTCGGATGCCGCGGCGATCGTGGCGAAGACGCAGCCGGATGCCTGTCCGAAGGGCCACCGCAACGCCCTCGTCCAAGACCCCGATGTGTTGGATACCTGGTTCTCCTCTGCGCTCTGGCCCTTCTCCACCCTGGGATGGCCGAACCAGACGCCGGAGTTGAAGACCTTCTATCCGACCTCCACCCTCGTGACCGGACTCGACATTCTGTTCTTCTGGGTCGCGCGCATGATCATGATGGGCCTAAAGTTCATGGGCGAGGTGCCCTTCCGCGATGTCTATATCCACGCCTTGGTGCGCGATGCGGAAGGCCAAAAGATGAGCAAGTCCAAGGGCAACGTCATCGATCCGTTGCATGTGATGGAACAGTTCGGCACCGATGCGCTGCGGTTCACCTTGGCCTCCATGGCCTCGCCAGGCCGCGACGTCAAGCTAGCCGAGGAACGCATCGAAGGGTACCGCAATTTCACCAACAAGATTTGGAACGCCGCGCGTTTCATCCTCATGCACCTGAACGGCGAACGTGTCGAGGTCCCGCCCGCGCAACGCTCCTTCGCCGACCGCTGGATCTTGAGCCGTCTGAACGCCACCATCCAGGCCGTCAACCAGGAACTGGAACAGTACCGGTTCGACCGTGCCTCCAGCGCGGTCTACCAGTTCATCTGGCATGAGTACTGCGACAAGTACGTGGAGATGGTCAAACCGGATCTCAAAGAAGGCTCATCGGAACAGGGCGCCCGTACCAGACACACATTGGCCGAAACCTTCGAAACCGTGATGCGGTTGCTGCATCCCTTCATGCCGTTTATTTCGGAGGAGATTTGGCAAACCCTGCCGCATGAAGGAACCAGCATTGTCCGCAAACCCTATCCGACGCCTCAAGCTGAGTGGAATGACCAGGAAGCGGAACAGGAGTTTTCGTTGTTGGAGGAATGCCGCGAGTTGATGAACCAAGAACGGGCTATCCTCGGCTATCAAGCGGGAAAACGACTCCACTTCAAGGTTCACGGGAAGACAGAAGAAATTGGGTCAGCTCTTGAGAAGCATAAAGAGCTGATTGAGTACATGGAGAATGTTGATGACCTCTGGGTGGCAAAAACCTTTGACGTGGCTAACCCGGGCGGCCTTCTGATCTTAACGGGCAGCTCAATCCAGGTGCGAACGTCGATGGAGGGGGCGGATCTTCAGAAGGCCAGAGAGAACGTCCTCAAACAGATCACCACACTTCAAAAGGAAGTCGACCGCACCCAAAAGAAACTCGGCAACCCCGAGTTCGTTGCCAAGGCGCCACCGGATGTGTTGACCGAACACCGCGAGCGTCTCGAACGGGAATCTCAGATGATTCAGTTGCTGGAGCAGGCAGGGGGACAGATAGAAATTTATGTCCGTGAGCGAAGCCGTACTTAG
- the nadC gene encoding carboxylating nicotinate-nucleotide diphosphorylase has product MSVSEAVLSPPNIQAIHKAVQLALDEDLACGDVTTNALFPRALAARATIIAHQVMTVAGIAVAREVFLTVDPSLRITEPLADGTRVKAETAIMEVDGDVRSLLMAERVAVNFLQRLSGIATLTAQFCSAVGTSAARILDTRKTTPGLRALEKWAVALGGGKNHRFSLGDGILIKDNHLAALRSQGVDVAGACRLARAGAPHGLRIEVEAKTLEEVKEALAGKADIILLDNMSPALVRQAVDLIKGRTLVEVSGGITLDTVEAMAKAGADFISVGALTHSAPAANLSLDLSARRGRRGRRR; this is encoded by the coding sequence ATGTCCGTGAGCGAAGCCGTACTTAGTCCTCCTAATATTCAAGCCATCCACAAAGCGGTTCAACTCGCCCTCGACGAAGACCTGGCCTGCGGCGACGTCACCACCAACGCCCTATTCCCCCGCGCGCTCGCGGCGCGAGCCACCATCATCGCGCATCAGGTCATGACGGTCGCCGGAATCGCCGTCGCGCGGGAAGTCTTCCTCACGGTCGATCCTTCATTACGCATCACCGAGCCCCTCGCGGATGGCACCAGGGTCAAGGCAGAAACCGCGATCATGGAGGTGGACGGAGATGTCCGCTCACTGTTGATGGCGGAGCGAGTGGCCGTGAATTTTCTGCAGCGGCTCTCTGGCATCGCCACGCTCACCGCGCAGTTTTGCTCGGCCGTAGGGACCTCTGCCGCCAGAATCCTCGATACACGCAAGACCACGCCGGGCCTCAGGGCGCTCGAAAAGTGGGCGGTGGCGCTGGGGGGGGGAAAGAATCATCGATTCTCGCTGGGCGACGGGATTTTGATCAAGGACAACCACCTGGCAGCCTTACGCTCCCAAGGTGTCGACGTCGCAGGCGCCTGCCGTCTAGCCAGGGCTGGCGCACCCCATGGTCTGCGCATCGAAGTCGAAGCGAAGACGCTCGAAGAGGTGAAGGAGGCCCTCGCGGGAAAAGCCGACATCATTCTTCTCGACAATATGTCACCCGCCCTCGTGCGCCAGGCCGTAGACTTGATCAAGGGGCGGACTCTCGTGGAGGTGTCCGGCGGCATCACGCTCGATACGGTTGAAGCGATGGCCAAGGCCGGTGCCGACTTCATCTCCGTCGGGGCCCTGACACATTCCGCCCCTGCCGCCAACCTCAGCCTGGACCTCTCCGCTCGTCGAGGCCGCCGTGGCCGCCGACGCTGA
- a CDS encoding biotin--[acetyl-CoA-carboxylase] ligase, which translates to MTQRIDLDRLQKLLRTRAFGRTVQYRSSTASTNADALASLQNLTAQAVPHGMVFLAEQQTAGRGRRGRTWHSPAEGNIYFSVIAVPRAETMRVGPWLSWVPLCAALATADSLTAVTGRAVDVKWPNDLLIGTKKLGGILCEQTTLPDRTLAIVIGIGLNVNADVGRFPSDLQTTAISLAAELGRPLDPVSLLAELFLYLEQRLERLFQEGPAGMVGEFTRRCSTIGKVVRVNLEAQGVVEGLAESIGPDGCLCLRISSGNSPDNPPLLEVRSAEVVHLRG; encoded by the coding sequence GTGACGCAACGAATCGACCTCGACCGGCTCCAGAAGCTCTTGCGAACCCGGGCCTTCGGCAGGACGGTGCAGTACCGCTCATCCACGGCTTCGACGAATGCCGACGCCCTCGCCTCGCTACAGAACCTGACGGCTCAAGCCGTGCCTCACGGCATGGTCTTCTTGGCCGAACAGCAGACGGCTGGCCGAGGGCGGCGTGGCCGGACCTGGCATTCGCCTGCTGAAGGCAATATTTACTTCTCCGTGATCGCCGTCCCCCGCGCCGAGACTATGCGCGTCGGGCCCTGGCTCTCTTGGGTTCCGCTCTGCGCAGCCCTCGCGACCGCGGACAGCCTGACGGCCGTCACCGGGCGCGCGGTGGACGTGAAATGGCCAAACGATCTTCTGATCGGCACCAAGAAACTCGGCGGCATCCTCTGTGAACAGACCACGCTGCCCGACCGGACGCTGGCGATCGTCATCGGCATCGGCCTCAACGTCAACGCCGATGTCGGCCGGTTCCCGTCCGACCTGCAAACAACCGCCATCTCGCTTGCGGCGGAACTCGGTCGGCCGCTGGATCCTGTCTCCCTCCTGGCCGAGCTATTCCTGTATCTGGAGCAGCGTTTGGAGCGTTTGTTTCAGGAGGGACCGGCGGGGATGGTCGGCGAATTCACGCGACGCTGTTCCACTATCGGCAAGGTCGTTCGCGTCAATCTGGAGGCACAGGGCGTCGTGGAAGGCCTGGCCGAATCCATCGGTCCAGACGGCTGCCTCTGCCTCCGGATCTCTTCAGGAAATTCCCCCGACAATCCGCCGCTCCTGGAAGTCAGAAGCGCGGAAGTCGTGCACCTGCGAGGGTGA